A DNA window from Cydia splendana chromosome 24, ilCydSple1.2, whole genome shotgun sequence contains the following coding sequences:
- the LOC134802120 gene encoding uncharacterized protein LOC134802120 encodes MGNKKGRKPSASVRLKRKRISKHALECRYNKAAAQPPDPHDQIDSEVCHSVQETTNQPEPSSAHGDNLSEDTEGNDFIITPENIPTGPEHGHETKYGRRIVNVAQFFDKLQEISAHGPLNCGLQSVQIISETRTGLISLYTLECKMCNMRFHIHNDNAADTLDLNISAVAGTVAIGCGYTQLTDLTAAICIPPMSKNIFSARMAVVHKKWEEELYKSMTQAAEEERELAIKEGRVNSEGIAIIDVIADGCYSKRSYRKNYSALSGAAAIIGKRTNKILYVAIKNKYCSICSVAQSRNIDAKEHNCFKNYSGPSTGMESEILVEGFKRSIDMHNLIYGRLISDGDANTYAKILQTRPYKNHTVEKIECRNHLLRNMCNKLAALQTDTKYLLKFRRYVIKDRIKSIRRVIVKAIKEHKGTNNVDRLYRDIVTAPDHAFGIHTKCKPYFCSQNNEDQKIDQDFFSNSIWQQIKSIISQFAVHTRSLIFDVDSNAVERYHSIVAKLVGGKRINFTQRYQYQMRCNVAALTFNTQKPLSVLHKTIVGRSPRNEIARNEKNKAKSRLLTAKYPRKKRRLFQKEDTRNYGPDCSKPDIDDDMMIKAKQDFLKNLEKSSAERERICRDTILQAGSSEWLELRRNILTASNFGRVVKRRKNISCQNIVKDILYKKSIEHVSSIKHGKDHEADALQQLAHQEGVKIEPCAEAYLQIWRPGPF; translated from the exons ATGGGAAACAAGAAAGGACGAAAACCTAGTGCATCAGTGAGGTTGAAGCGGAAACGTATAAGCAAACATGCTCTGGAATGTCGTTACAACAAAGCCGCTGCAca GCCACCTGATCCACATGACCAAATTGACAGTGAAGTGTGTCATTCTGTTCAAGAAACCACAAATCAACCTGAACC ATCTTCTGCTCATGGAGATAATTTAAGTGAAGACACTGAAGGCAATGATTTTATTATAACACctgaaaatatacctactggCCCTGAACA TGGCCACGAAACAAAATATGGCAGGAGGATTGTCAATGTGGCCCAGTTCTTTGACAAGTTACAAGAAATATCTGCACATGGCCCTCTCAATTGCGGATTACAATCAGTTCAGATCATATCAGAAACACGAACTGGTCTTATCTCACTTTACACATTAGAGTGCAAAATGTGCAATATGAGGTTTCATATTCACAATGACAATGCTGCTGATACATTGGACTTGAACATTAGCGCAGTGGCAGGCACAGTAGCAATTGGGTGTGGCTACACTCAACTCACTGATTTAACAGCTGCTATTTGCATACCtccaatgtcaaaaaatatattttctgcCAGAATGGCGGTTGTACACAAAAAGTGGGAAGAAGAATTGTATAAATCAATGACCCAGGCTGCTGAAGAAGAACGCGAATTAGCTATAAAAGAGGGAAGAGTCAATTCTGAAGGCATTGCTATCATAGATGTGATAGCTGATGGATGTTATTCCAAAAGGTCCTATAGAAAGAATTATTCTGCTTTATCAGGTGCAGCTGCTATTATTGGCAAAAGGactaataaaatattgtatgtaGCAATAAAAAACAAGTATTGCTCAATTTGCTCTGTAGCACAGAGTAGAAACATAGATGCAAAGGAACACAATTGTTTCAAGAATTACTCAG GGCCCTCTACTGGAATGGAGTCAGAGATTTTAGTAGAAGGTTTCAAAAGGAGCATTGATATGCATAACCTCATATATGGAAGGTTGATATCGGATGGGGATGCTAATACTTATGCAAAAATATTGCAGACAAGACCATACAAGAACCACACAgtggaaaaaattgaatgccggAATCATTTACTGCGCAATATGTGTAATAAACTTGCTGCTCTGCAAACGGACACAAAGTATCTCCTGAAATTCAGGAGATATGTGATCAAAGACAGAATTAAGTCAATCAGAAGAGTCATCGTCAAAGCTATAAAAGAACATAAAGGTACAAATAATGTTGATCGTCTTTATCGAGACATTGTTACAGCACCCGATCATGCTTTTGGCATTCATACAAAATGCAAACCATACTTCTGCAGCCAAAATAATGAAGATCAAAAAATAGACCAGGACTTTTTCAGCAATAGTATTTGGCAGCAGATAAAATCAATTATCAGCCAATTTGCTGTCCATACGAGGAGTTTAATTTTTGATGTTGACAGCAACGCTGTTGAGAGATACCACAGCATTGTGGCAAAATTAGTAGGAGGAAAGCGGATTAATTTTACACAAAGATACCAATATCAAATGAGATGCAATGTAGCAGCGTTAACGTTTAATACGCAAAAACCTTTATCCGTGCTGCACAAAACAATTGTAGGACGAAGCCCTCGTAACGAAATTGCGAGAAATGAAAAAAACAAAGCAAAAAGCCGTTTGCTAACAGCGAAATACCCGAGAAAGAAGAGGAGGTTATTTCAAAAAGAGGATACAAGAAATTATGGCCCGGATTGCTCAAAGCCTGATATCGACGATGACATGATGATTAAAGCCAAACAAGACTTTTTGAAAAATCTTGAAAAATCCAGCGCTGAACGAGAGAGAATATGTCGAGATACTATTCTACAAGCAGGCAGTAGCGAATGGCTTGAGTTGCGACGAAATATATTGACCGCATCTAATTTTGGCCGCGTAGTCAAGAGAAGGAAAAATATTAGCTGCCAAAATATTGTGAAAgatattttgtacaaaaaatccATTGAACATGTATCTTCTATAAAACACGGAAAAGACCATGAAGCAGACGCTTTGCAACAATTAGCGCATCAAGAAGGAGTCAAAATAGAGCCATGTgcagaggcgtatttacaaatttggcgccccgggccattttga